A window from Ictalurus furcatus strain D&B chromosome 16, Billie_1.0, whole genome shotgun sequence encodes these proteins:
- the vsig8a gene encoding V-set and immunoglobulin domain-containing protein 8a, with protein MTRVPTTGLRPSSFFILLCAGSLFFRADVTLAMKITSNGPQTLQLAQGEQTTLGCTYTPGPEDVGELDIEWTLVSPDTTQKDKVLLSYSGRSKYFHGDPELMKGVDFAVSDPSQGDASLSIAELTAVHTGTYQCKVKKAPGLDMRKITLQILERPSVPKCWVEGDEGVGTSVSLRCKSDRGSAPIQYVWTRESGGPIPPGITQDSFLGELLIANHSVDLAGIYACEVSNAVGKERCRINLRAVKPHNRAGVIAGVVCGCLLLIAIILIILLLLFFRCRQQRRRYEKEFSNEIREDVPAPESRPTSRVSSRHSRQAYSQMSQTDHHQAASTSTGYTLPKFDNKYGYIV; from the exons ATGACCCGCGTTCCAACCACGGGACTACGTCCGTCCTCTTTTTTCATCCTGCTGTGTGCAGGAAGCCTATTCTTCCGTGCAG ACGTAACCCTGGCGATGAAGATCACCTCCAACGGGCCTCAGACTTTACAGCTGGCACAAGGAGAGCAGACAACACTGGGGTGTACGTACACACCCGGGCCTGAGGACGTCGGCGAACTGGACATCGAGTGGACGCTGGTCAGTCCAGACACCACGCAGAAAGACAAAGTG CTCCTATCGTACTCAGGTAGAAGTAAATATTTCCATGGCGACCCAGAGTTAATGAAGGGAGTGGACTTTGCGGTGAGCGACCCCTCTCAGGGCGACGCCTCGCTCTCGATCGCTGAGCTCACAGCCGTGCACACGGGAACGTACCAGTGTAAAGTGAAGAAAGCTCCGGGATTGGACATGCGCAAAATCACTCTGCAGATCCTGG AGCGGCCGTCAGTACCGAAGTGCTGGGTGGAAGGGGACGAGGGCGTGGGGACGTCCGTGTCCCTCCGCTGCAAGTCAGATCGGGGTTCCGCACCCATCCAGTACGTGTGGACGAGAGAGAGCGGGGGTCCGATTCCTCCCGGAATTACACAGG ATTCGTTCCTTGGAGAACTCCTTATCGCCAATCACTCTGTGGACTTGGCGGGTATCTACGCATGTGAGGTGTCTAACGCTGTGGGGAAAGAGCGCTGTCGAATCAACCTGCGGGCTGTCAAGC ctcatAACAGAGCCGGTGTGATTGCAGGTGTCGTGTGTGGATGTCTGCTGCTCATTgccatcatcctcatcatcctgcTGCTCCTCTTCTTCCGATGCAGACAACAGCGTCGGCGCTACGAGAAGGAGTTCTCCAACGAGATCAG GGAGGACGTTCCAGCGCCCGAGAGCCGACCGACGAGCCGTGTTTCCAGTCGTCACTCCAGACAGGCCTACAGCCAAATGAGCCAAACCGACCACCATCAAGCGGCTTCCACCAGCACGGGATACACGCTGCCGAAATTCGACAACAAATACGGCTACATCGTGTGA